The Gloeomargarita lithophora Alchichica-D10 genomic sequence TAACCAATGGATATACATTACCATATCCCCCGCTCCCTACCCCAAAATTTTTTAACCTTCTGTTAACCTAAGCACAAGATGGCCTTAAAATTGGGGGGGTAGAGTCACAAACGTGAACAGAGCGTGTATAGTAGAGACATGGGTTCACTAAACTCAGTAGTTCAGGTGTGAGGTGTTGTGATGCGTAGTACGTTGGCTAAGTTTTTTCAAGTTGCCCCTGCCGCCTTCGGTGCGGTGGTGGCTTTTGGTGGGGTTGCCAATGCCCAAGCGGTGCCTGCCGCTGACCCGGTTAATCCCACGTTGCAAAAGTCGGAACAGTATTATGTCGGGCCTTCGATGATGAATCAAGCTCAGGTGACTTCGGTTTCTGAGTTTGTGGATGTGAAGCCGACGGACTGGGCATTTTTGGCTCTGCAGTCTTTGGTGGAGCGGTACGGTTGTATCGTCGGTTTGCCCACCAATCCCCCGACGTTCCAAGGTCGGCGGGCAACTACCCGGTTTGAGTTTGCCGCCGGTTTGAATGCCTGTTTGGATCGGATCAATGAATTGATTGCCGCCGCTGTGGAACCCTTGGCGACCAAGGAAGATTTGTTGGTTCTGCAAAAACTGCAAGAAGAGTTCGCCGCTGAGTTGTCCATCATCCGGGGACGGGTGGATGCCCTGGAAGCCCGGACGGCACTTTTGGAGCAACAACAGTTTTCCACGGTGACGAAGCTCCGTAGTGAGGTGATTTTTGCGCCTTACGGTGTCAACGGTGGGGATATTGCCTACAACCGGATTGAAAATGCTCTGCTCAGTGGCAATCGTAACTTCACTGGGGCGGTATCGGCTGGTGCTGGTAGAGGTGCTGTGGTTGGCGGTCCTGTGGGTTCGGGGCCGCCGAATGGCACCAGGGGGAGCCGGGCGGATAATTTGGCCATGGGCTACCGGGTGCGGTTGAACTTCGATACCAGTTTCACCGGCAATGACTTCCTGCGGGTGCGGATTCAGGCGGCTGACCTAGCCAACCTAAATGCGGCCACGGGTACCAACGCCGCTCGGCTGGGCTTTGACAATACCACCGGCGGTAACGTGGTGCTGGACGAAGTGTACTACCGGTTTACCTTTGATAAAGGGCGGGGGAGGATACTTATCGGCTCGGGTATCGAACCGGATGATGGCTTCGATATCTACACTCCCATCGGTTCTAGCGGTAGTGGTTCCATTTCCCGGTTTGGGCGTTATAACCCCCTGTTCTACCGGCCTGGTGCGGCCAGCGGTTCGGGTGGTTTCGTGGGTTACAAGTTCAACAACATCTTCCGGGTAGATGCGGGTTACTTGGCCAGCAATCCGCCTACGGCCGGTGGTGGTCCTGGTACTCCCGTTAGTGCCTTCAACCCGGACTTGGGCTTGTTTGGCTCCAACTACACCGCCAATTTGATGTTGGGTATTGAACCCCTGCGGAACTTTAAGTTTGGGGTTGGGGTGGCTCATACCTACAATGAAACCTTCACGGATGCGGCTACGGGTACTGCCGCCTCTGGGATTAACTTGAGTGGCAGTACAGGTACGGACTTTGCGGTCAATCCTTTCAATCCGGCGGGTACGCCCTTGCTGTCAGCTGCCGGTCGGACGGCGGTGAATTTGACCACGGCGAATTTCATGTTCCAGTGGCGGGCATTGCCCAAGTTCACCCTGGCGGGGTGGTTTGGCTATGGGTTTGCTCAGGGTCAGAGCGATACCGCTCCGGTTCCAGGTTCCAATCAAGGCACCCGCCGGGCAAATCTGTTGACGGCGGCTCTGCAATTCATCTTCCCGGATGTGTTCAACCGGCGGGGTGATACGGCGGCGGTAATTGTGGGTATTCCTCCCTATGTGACCTCCAGTGAGTGGAATGGGGGTACAAGTGTCGGTTTTGGTGGAATTAATAACGTTCCTCAGAATGCTGGCAATGCGCCGCCGTCTCAAGGCCCTCGCCGCTTGAACCTGCGGGATACCTCGGTGCCGATTCATGTGGAAGCCTTTTATCGCTTTCGGGTGAACAAGTTCATCCAGGTGACTCCGGGTGCGTTTGCGGTGTTTAACCCCAATGGTCAAAACGAGAATGCCCCGATTGTGGTTTATACCATTCGGACGACGTTTGCGTTCTAAGCCCTCACCCCTTTGCCCCTCTTTTGGGATAGGGGAGTAAAATTCAAAGCGGCTGGCTCTCACGGGCTGGCCGTTTTGGTTTTTGGGGCTGAATTGTCACCCTTGGTATAATTTATTTATGCCTACGGTGGTAAAGCAATGCCTAAAATCTCTGTAACTGAAGCCCAATCTACACTGCCTGACTTGATTGACTCTGTTTATCAGTCACAGGAGCCAATAGTTATTTCGGGGCAGAATCAAAATGCCGTTTTAATCTCTGAAGATGCTTGGACAGGAATCCAAGAAACAATATATCTACTCTCCATTCCAAAAATGGGTGAGTCAATCAGAGAAGGTTTATGTACTCCACTGAGCGATTGTAGTGAGGAGCTAGATTGGTGAAGTGGAAGTTAGTTTATACCAAGCAGGCACAAAAAGATGCCAAGAAAATATCTGCAAGTAACCTCAAAAGCAAAGTTTTAGAATTGTTGTATCTACTTCAAAATAATCCCTTCCAAACCCCGCCCCCTTTTGAAAAATTGGTTGGCGATCTTGCTGGTGCATACTCAAGAAGAATAAATCTTCAACACCGTCTCGTTTATGAAGTAATCGAAGCAGAACAAATAGTTAAAATAATCAGAATGTGGACACATTATGAATAAAATTCACCTTTCCCCCACTAATGCTAAAGTTATCCTTGCCCATCTCCCCCAGCGGATTCAAGAGGCACTTGTTGCTCATGCCCATTGAAGTTGAATCAGCGATAATTTTAAGATTTTGGCTCTCACGGGCTGGCCGTTTTGGTTTTTGGGGCTGAATTGTCACCCTTGGTATAATTTATTTATGCCTACGGTGGTAAAGCAATGCCTAAAATCTCTGTAACTGAAGCCCAATCTAAACTTCCTGACTTGATTGACTCTGTTTATATGATTCTCCAGAATCTCTGCATTCCAGCGATGAGATTTATGGCTACGCCACGCAGGCTATCGGTTGGCTCCCATAATAGGACACCTCTATTTATTTGCACCCGCAGAAAGTTATCTCGCTGGAATGCCCATATTACCGAGAACCAATGCGGGGCTGTGCCCTGCGACCCATATTATGTCAACCTTTGCGTGTTTAACTATAACTGCCGGGCGAGAACTTTAGCCGGATTCTCTGATTGGAGAAACTTATCACCATAAGTACAGGAGAGCCACATCCATTGGCGGTACAAAAGGATGCCTTTGTTGGCAAAGCGGGGGCGAAAAGTTAAGATTAAAGACACGGATTAAAAAAAACAAACCTTAAGGCGGGGATAGGCCATTGTGAATATTGACCGTAGGTGGTTCGGCGTGGGTTTGGCTATGGTGATTGTATGTAGCACCGCCGCCGGTCATGGTCAGACCCCCGCTCCCGGCACGGGTCGGAGCAATCCATTGCCGCTAATTTTGGTGGCAACGGGAGCCGTTGTCACCCTGGGGGTTCTAGTCGCCTGGTTTTTATCCCAACGAGTATCCACCGCCAGCCCGCCCCCGCCGGTTAAAGTTTCCGCCCCCCCGGCCACCCCCCCGGCCTCTCCAGACCCCGGCCTCCCCCCCCACCCAGTCGGGTCAAACCCCTCAGCCAAGCAAGTGTTTTGCTCCATACCGGACGGCAAAAAGCGGAACGGGGCGACCATCGGGAGGCCATCCAGGATTTTGACCGGGTGTTAGGCCAGGAACCGCAAAATGCTGAGGCTTACTATGAGCGGGGGGTGGCCTACCGCCGATTGCAGGATTATTCCCAAGCCTTGGCGGACTTGAATCAGGCGATTTTGTTTAACCCCAATATGGGCGAGGCTTATTATAATCGCGGGTTGATTCGTTTCAAGGTAAAGGACTATCAACGGGCGGTAGAAGACTACAGCAAAGCCCTAGAATTTAACGCTGAGGCGGCGGAATTTTATCACAATCGCAGTTTAGCTCGCCGCAAGTTGGGGGACTACGAAGGAGCGTCATCCGATTACAAAAAAGCCCTCGATTTGAACCCCAATTACCGTTACATTCACAAGGAAGTTACGACCCACAAACAGCGAATGGGGGCGGATGATTTTTATGAACGAGGGTTGGTCAAGATGGAAAAAGGGGACTACAAAGGAGCCTTAGAAGAACTCAATCAAGCCCTGCGCATGGATACGGATTTAGCCCCCTGTTATTTTGACCGAGCTAAAGTGCGCCTTGCCATAGGGGATGAAGTAGGGGGGGTAGATGACCTACGGAAAGCCGCCGATTTGTTTCTGGAAATCGGGGACACGGAACGGTGTGACCAAGTGGCGGAAGTATTAAAAATGCAACGGTTCCGGGATGTTTAATGGACACTTCTAAAATAGATTATAGGGGCATCGCCCCCGTACTTGGTTCTCCAGAATTTCTGTCTTCCAGCGATAGGTTTTTTTATTGGTTCCAATAAATAGAGGTGCCCTTAAGTTGGTTCCAACTGTTGTAAAGGTAATTGGAAAAAATCCCGCGCCGCCTGGCAATCCTGTTGAATTTGGGCTTGCAGGGCACTCACCCCGGCAAACTTTTGTTCTGGGCGCAAAAAATGCCGTAACCCCACCCACAACTGCTGGCCATACAAATCCCCCTGCCATACCAGCAAATGCACTTCCGCCGTCAGGGTTTGCCCGTCCACGGTGGGGCGATACCCCAGATTCATTACCCCAGGTTGCGCCTGCGGCCAAGGCTCCCCCATTACCTCCACGCAGTACACCCCCTGGCGTGGCAAAAATTTCCGTGCGGGCAAATGCAAATTCGCCGTGGGAAAGCCCAACTTATGCCCCAGGGATTGCCCCCGTACCACCTCACCCATCAGTTGATAAGGCCGCCCCAACAAGCGTTGCACCTGTTCCGGTTGCCCCGCAAGTAACAACTCCCGCACCCGGGAACTGCTAATTCTTTCCCCATCCAGGCGACATTCTGGGATAATGGTCACGGTAATGCCCATTTTTTGACCTAATTTTTGCAGTAATTCCGCATTACCTTGCCGTTCCCGGCCAAAACAAAAATCAAATCCCACGCTCACCCGTCGGGCTTGTAGATGTTTCGCAACAATTTCAGTGAGAAATGCCGCCGGGGTCAGTTGCGCCAACTCCCGATCAAAGGTCAGTAATACCAACTGCTGGACACCCCAACTCGCCAGTATTTCTTGCTTTTCCGCCAGGGGAGTCAACAGGGCACGGGGCTGACCGCTGAAGTACTCCACCGGATGGGGGCGAAAGGTGACTACGGTTGCCTGCGCCTCCGGGTCGTGCAAAATCGGATCAATAACCGCCCGGTGACCTCGGTGCAGGCCATCAAAGTTCCCCAGGGCAATCGCCGTCGGGGTCAAAACGTGACTCAGAGTTTCGGTTGTCCACACGCTTTGCATTTTGACATATTTTTAGGGGTGTTCTTATGGAAAATCCCACGGGTATCAGCCGGAAGGAAATAATACCCCCATCCCTGGTCTTCAATGGTTTTGTAACTTTGCTGTATGCAGTCGTACCAAGGCTGAATGGAGGGCAGTTAGCCAACGCACAATTTGCTCAGATTCCATTTTTACCACACTATAATTATCCACAAACTGATAGTTAGGAGCCGATGGGGTTGATTTCTGCAAATAGTCGGCGTGCAGTGCCTTGAGGCGCAAATCTAGGCTTTGCATCCCGCTGTCTAGGTCGGGTAAATCTGGCGGCAATGTTTCCTGTTGGAGAGCTTCGGCAATTTGGTTGAGTAACACCGAAATTTGCTGAACGCAGGTTTCTAACTCAGGCAATGGCTGGGTTTTAGCAAACGGGTCAAGATGGACATTTAGGGCAGTCACCGCATTGGTAAAACGGCTTAAATAAACCAGGATGGTCATCAGCGGTTCTGCTAATTCAGGGGGGGTTTGTGGTTCACCCAATAATCGCTGGCAGGAGGCTTGGGCATTGATGATGGCTAAACCCGTTTGTCGCTTTTGGTTGGGAATGGCCGCCTTGCGTTCTCCCTCACCCAAATAGACTGCCATCACAGTCTGGAAGTAGTTGTGGCACTCACGCACCGCATGGGCTAGTTGGCTGGAGTAGCGTTGGCGTTCCCAGTTTGGCCACATGAGAGCGTGGGCAACGATGGCTAAACCCGCACCAATTAGGGTATTTACGACTCGAATATCAATAAATTCCCAACCAGCCGGATTGTTCCTGTCCGTGAGCAGTAAGACAAAAATAGAGAAGAAAGTAACAGCGTACCCGTAGTGAACTTTGAGGAGGGAAATCCCCAAAAATACGGCCACTATTATCAACGCATCCAATACAAATTTATTGGTGATTGTTGCCAGCAGAACCGCCGCTACTATTGCGCCCAGAATTGTGCCACCTACTCGGTGAAAAAATCGCTCGAAGGTGCTACCAAAATCCGGTTTTAGGACAAATATAATCGTAATTGTTGTCCAGTATCCCTTGGCTAGATCGGCAGTGGTATAAACAACAACCCCGACCGCCAAGGCGACCCCCAGCCGCAGGGCATGGCGAAAAATGGCCGAATCTAACGTCAGATTATCCCGCAGTGGGGCGAAAAATACCGGTGGGGCATCGCTTTTCCCCGGTGGGGGCTGGGGCACAAGCAGGCGCTCACCCCTATGCTGGATGGGCTTGCTGTCCAGGTGCAACGCTTTCGCACTCTCCATCGTATGCTCAAATTGCCGCATTAGTTTCTCGACCAAATGGACAAGATGCACCAGTGGCCCTAGGGCGGAGTAGTCTTTGGCAGGGGTAGATAGCGCAATTTTTTGCCAGCGTTCCTGTTCCTGTAGGGCTTTATAAATAGGCTGTAAATTGTCCAGGGAAAGGGCAACCGATTGACCAGAGATGGTTTGAGCAATCCCCTGGGTCAGGTTTGCCATCTGGCTGAGGGCTTGGTTGGTAAGCAGTTGAACGGTGTGAAATCGTTGATACCCAGCAGTGACCTCGGTTAGCTCAATCAAGGCGGTGACCGAGCCAAATAAGCGTTCCGCATCGTGAATAAGTATTAGTAATTGCTCATCCATCCAACTGCGAATTTCTTGTCCGAGGCGTTGGGTTCCCAGGACGGTTCTCGCCCGTTCCAAAGTTTGTCTGATTTTGAGCACATAACGGATTTTTGTCGGGTCAATTTCCCCTGGAATTGCCTTTTTGGGGAACTCTTGAATATAATCAGCAATGGCTCGATAGCAGGCGGCGACACTCGCTTGCAGGGGGGTGTAGGGGGTAAACGGCCACATAATCAGAGACAACAGCATCGCCCATCCCCCGGCCACCAGGCAGAGCAGTAATCGCTCCAGGGCGAGGGTAAAATCGCCGGGTGTATTGATGGCAAAAATGAACGAAATACCCACCACCAGACCCACGATTGAACCCACTTCTCCGTACAGGTAGGCCAGACCACAACCCAAGCCCCAAAGCAACATCAAGCCCACGGCCAAGGGCGGAATGTCAGCCCCCAGGGTGCCCACAAAAACCGAAATGGCGATGCCCAGGGTGGCCGTCCCCATCGCCAGTGCCCTCGACCGATAGGAGCCACCGACATTGGCTAGATTGACAAAAAAAGCCATCAAACCGACCAGCAGGCCACTTTCCGGATGGCGCACCAGTTCCCCAATCCCCAGGGGCACCCCCAGCGCCAAGGCACTCCGCAGACCATTAGCAATGGCAAGTTTCTCCACTTCGAGCTTGAGAATCAACCGCAGGAAACGGCTACGGTGCCACTGCATAATGCGCCATGTAATGTAATGCAATGCTACCGACCAGTATAGGCGGCATCTTTGCCTGACCGGGGAAATTCAGCCGCTCCCTGGCCTGACACCGTTCCCGTTGAGTGGCTACAAGTAATTTTTGCCTCTCACCAATAGCTCAAATTCGTGCCGGTGTAGCAGGATTGTGATGCCGTCGTATGAATAATTACGCTTGGCCTAGAAACTCTTGAGGTGTCAAAATTGNNNNNNNNNNNNNNNNNNNNNNNNNNNNNNNNNNNNNNNNNNNNNNNNNNNNNNNNNNNNNNNNNNNNNNNNNNNNNNNNNNNNNNNNNNNNNNNNNNNNNNNNNNNNNNNNNNNNNNNNNNNNNNNNNNNNNNNNNNNNNNNNNNNNNNNNNNNNNNNNNNNNNNNNNNNNNNNNNNNNNNNNNNNNNNNNNNNNNNNNNNNNNNNNNNNNNNNNNNNNNNNNNNNNNNNNNNNNNNNNNNNNNNNNNNNNNNNNNNNNNNNNNNNNNNNNNNNNNNNNNNNNNNNNNNNNNNNNNNNNNNNNNNNNNNNNNNNNNNNNNNNNNNNNNNNNNNNNNNNNNNNNNNNNNNNNNNNNNNNNNNNNNNNNNNNNNNNNNNNNNNNNNNNNNNNNNNNNNNNNNNNNNNNNNNNNNNNNNNNNNNNNNNNNNNNNNNNNNNNNNNNNNNNNNNNNNNNNNNNNNNNNNNNNNNNNNNNNNNNNNNNNNNNNNNNNNNNNNNNNNNNNNNNNNNNNNNNNNNNNNNNNNNNNNNNNNNNNNNNNNNNNNNNNNNNNNNNNNNNNNNNNNNNNNNNNNNNNNNNNNNNNNNNNNNNNNNNNNNNNNNNNNNNNNNNNNNNNNNNNNNNNNNNNNNNNNNNNNNNNNNNNNNNNNNNNNNNNNNNNNNNNNNNNNNNNNNNNNNNTGCTATTCTAAATCAGTAGAGATGTTAGGATACTCTATTCGTTTGCTAATTCATTATTTGAAGTTTCAAAAAGTACCTGTTCCTATCTAATTCATAGCTTCATTCAGCAATGCCTAACGTGATTCACTTAGATTGCAGGATGCAAGTTAAATTGCCGGTCGCAGCCACGAGCAAAAAAAAATTCAGGGTGTGCCCATGTTAAAGCTGTACTACACGCGGTTTTCCGCCTATGCCCGTCCGGTGTGGTTAGCCCTGCTAGAAAAGGATTTGCCCTTCACGTTGGCGGAGGTGAATTTGGCTGGGGAGCAATTTACCCCGGAGTTTATGGCGTTAAATCCGTTTAGTCATGTGCCGGTGCTGGTGGATGGTGACCTGCGGGTGATCGAGTCCCTGGCGATTTTGGATTATTTGGAAGCTCGGTATCCTGACCCGCCGCTGTTGCCCAGGGAAGCAACGGTTTTAGCCCAGGTACGCATGGCGCAGATGGTGACGCTGCATGAGTTATTGCCGGGGCTATTTCGCCTGTTGATTGGGGATGGCTCCGCCGCTGAATTAGCCTATGCCCAAATGCGAACCCAGCAGGCGTTGGGTTTTTTAGAACATTTATTGGGGGATGCCCCTTATTTCGCGGGGAAACAGTTGACCTATGCGGAAATTGTGGCCGGGACGCTGGTACATCGGGCTGCGGATGTGGGCATCAATTTGGCGGCTTATCCCCGATTATCCAACTGGTCTGCGGGGCTATTGACCCGACCCACCTGGCAACAGATTGCCTTGAGTGCTGAAGATTGGCAATGGTTTCGCCAACGCATCCGGGTGATGCCCAAAATTTGGCAACGCCGCCGTCACCAACGCATCGAGGCGATTACCCAAGGGGGTTTGCAGTTTCAGCCATAGGCTACCCTGGAGGAAAATGATTTACCCAAACCAATGGCAACCCTGGCATTCAACGGTGTGAAATTTTCGCAGATTCAAGCGGTAATTTGGGACAAGGACGGCACCCTGGCCGATACCGTTGAATACTGGCGGCTGGTGGGTCACCAACGGGTGCGCCGGTTGGATGCCCAAATTCCGGGGGTGGGGGTGCCTTTGCAGGCGGCCTTTGGCCTGACCGATAGCACCCTGGAGCCGGGGGGGTTGTTGGCGGTGGGCAGTCGCTATGAAAATGAAATTGCCGCCGCCGCCTACATTGCCGAGCAGGGTAAGGATTGGCGCACAGCCCTGGCGTTGGCTCAGGAGGTG encodes the following:
- a CDS encoding iron uptake porin — encoded protein: MRSTLAKFFQVAPAAFGAVVAFGGVANAQAVPAADPVNPTLQKSEQYYVGPSMMNQAQVTSVSEFVDVKPTDWAFLALQSLVERYGCIVGLPTNPPTFQGRRATTRFEFAAGLNACLDRINELIAAAVEPLATKEDLLVLQKLQEEFAAELSIIRGRVDALEARTALLEQQQFSTVTKLRSEVIFAPYGVNGGDIAYNRIENALLSGNRNFTGAVSAGAGRGAVVGGPVGSGPPNGTRGSRADNLAMGYRVRLNFDTSFTGNDFLRVRIQAADLANLNAATGTNAARLGFDNTTGGNVVLDEVYYRFTFDKGRGRILIGSGIEPDDGFDIYTPIGSSGSGSISRFGRYNPLFYRPGAASGSGGFVGYKFNNIFRVDAGYLASNPPTAGGGPGTPVSAFNPDLGLFGSNYTANLMLGIEPLRNFKFGVGVAHTYNETFTDAATGTAASGINLSGSTGTDFAVNPFNPAGTPLLSAAGRTAVNLTTANFMFQWRALPKFTLAGWFGYGFAQGQSDTAPVPGSNQGTRRANLLTAALQFIFPDVFNRRGDTAAVIVGIPPYVTSSEWNGGTSVGFGGINNVPQNAGNAPPSQGPRRLNLRDTSVPIHVEAFYRFRVNKFIQVTPGAFAVFNPNGQNENAPIVVYTIRTTFAF
- a CDS encoding type II toxin-antitoxin system Phd/YefM family antitoxin, translating into MPKISVTEAQSTLPDLIDSVYQSQEPIVISGQNQNAVLISEDAWTGIQETIYLLSIPKMGESIREGLCTPLSDCSEELDW
- a CDS encoding Txe/YoeB family addiction module toxin, producing MKWKLVYTKQAQKDAKKISASNLKSKVLELLYLLQNNPFQTPPPFEKLVGDLAGAYSRRINLQHRLVYEVIEAEQIVKIIRMWTHYE
- a CDS encoding tetratricopeptide repeat protein — translated: MLHTGRQKAERGDHREAIQDFDRVLGQEPQNAEAYYERGVAYRRLQDYSQALADLNQAILFNPNMGEAYYNRGLIRFKVKDYQRAVEDYSKALEFNAEAAEFYHNRSLARRKLGDYEGASSDYKKALDLNPNYRYIHKEVTTHKQRMGADDFYERGLVKMEKGDYKGALEELNQALRMDTDLAPCYFDRAKVRLAIGDEVGGVDDLRKAADLFLEIGDTERCDQVAEVLKMQRFRDV
- a CDS encoding bifunctional riboflavin kinase/FAD synthetase, whose translation is MWTTETLSHVLTPTAIALGNFDGLHRGHRAVIDPILHDPEAQATVVTFRPHPVEYFSGQPRALLTPLAEKQEILASWGVQQLVLLTFDRELAQLTPAAFLTEIVAKHLQARRVSVGFDFCFGRERQGNAELLQKLGQKMGITVTIIPECRLDGERISSSRVRELLLAGQPEQVQRLLGRPYQLMGEVVRGQSLGHKLGFPTANLHLPARKFLPRQGVYCVEVMGEPWPQAQPGVMNLGYRPTVDGQTLTAEVHLLVWQGDLYGQQLWVGLRHFLRPEQKFAGVSALQAQIQQDCQAARDFFQLPLQQLEPT
- a CDS encoding FUSC family protein, with amino-acid sequence MQWHRSRFLRLILKLEVEKLAIANGLRSALALGVPLGIGELVRHPESGLLVGLMAFFVNLANVGGSYRSRALAMGTATLGIAISVFVGTLGADIPPLAVGLMLLWGLGCGLAYLYGEVGSIVGLVVGISFIFAINTPGDFTLALERLLLCLVAGGWAMLLSLIMWPFTPYTPLQASVAACYRAIADYIQEFPKKAIPGEIDPTKIRYVLKIRQTLERARTVLGTQRLGQEIRSWMDEQLLILIHDAERLFGSVTALIELTEVTAGYQRFHTVQLLTNQALSQMANLTQGIAQTISGQSVALSLDNLQPIYKALQEQERWQKIALSTPAKDYSALGPLVHLVHLVEKLMRQFEHTMESAKALHLDSKPIQHRGERLLVPQPPPGKSDAPPVFFAPLRDNLTLDSAIFRHALRLGVALAVGVVVYTTADLAKGYWTTITIIFVLKPDFGSTFERFFHRVGGTILGAIVAAVLLATITNKFVLDALIIVAVFLGISLLKVHYGYAVTFFSIFVLLLTDRNNPAGWEFIDIRVVNTLIGAGLAIVAHALMWPNWERQRYSSQLAHAVRECHNYFQTVMAVYLGEGERKAAIPNQKRQTGLAIINAQASCQRLLGEPQTPPELAEPLMTILVYLSRFTNAVTALNVHLDPFAKTQPLPELETCVQQISVLLNQIAEALQQETLPPDLPDLDSGMQSLDLRLKALHADYLQKSTPSAPNYQFVDNYSVVKMESEQIVRWLTALHSALVRLHTAKLQNH
- a CDS encoding glutathione S-transferase family protein, producing the protein MLKLYYTRFSAYARPVWLALLEKDLPFTLAEVNLAGEQFTPEFMALNPFSHVPVLVDGDLRVIESLAILDYLEARYPDPPLLPREATVLAQVRMAQMVTLHELLPGLFRLLIGDGSAAELAYAQMRTQQALGFLEHLLGDAPYFAGKQLTYAEIVAGTLVHRAADVGINLAAYPRLSNWSAGLLTRPTWQQIALSAEDWQWFRQRIRVMPKIWQRRRHQRIEAITQGGLQFQP